A single window of Pseudomonas lutea DNA harbors:
- a CDS encoding sugar-binding transcriptional regulator, with product MHSHYPQAGADTEPVHAEDQHNIRIAWCYYVNNMTQQQIADRLGITRVRVNKALATCRETGVVQIRINSPLAACIALEDRLQARFGLRRVTVVPSPDDPSNLFRVLGVGVAPSLEEYLVDGCTVAVGWGRTLRQAVRQLRARPLPDLTVLSLLGGLHYGSANNTVEIASSFAGLFGGAYYYLAAPVFAPSEQYRDMILAEPSVQGVLGKARQADLAVITVGDLSERSLMLELGMVNAEDARSLRAAGAVGDLLGRWLDREGLEVNHPLNRRAIALDLDDLRRIKKVVLVSGGPYKADIIRAVLLRNFIHELVIDERAARQLLDQHD from the coding sequence GTGCACAGTCATTACCCGCAAGCCGGCGCCGACACCGAACCGGTGCACGCCGAGGACCAGCACAACATCCGCATCGCCTGGTGCTACTACGTCAACAACATGACCCAGCAGCAGATCGCCGACCGCCTCGGCATCACCCGGGTCCGGGTGAACAAGGCGCTGGCGACCTGCCGCGAAACCGGCGTGGTGCAGATCCGCATCAATTCGCCCCTGGCCGCGTGCATCGCGCTGGAAGACCGCCTGCAGGCACGCTTCGGCCTGCGCCGCGTGACGGTGGTGCCCTCGCCCGACGACCCGTCGAATCTGTTCCGGGTGCTGGGCGTTGGCGTTGCGCCGAGCCTTGAGGAATACCTCGTTGACGGCTGCACCGTCGCGGTGGGCTGGGGGCGTACGTTGCGCCAGGCCGTGCGCCAGTTGCGCGCCCGCCCTTTGCCGGACCTCACCGTGCTGTCGCTGCTCGGCGGTCTGCATTACGGCTCGGCGAATAACACCGTGGAAATCGCGTCGAGTTTCGCCGGGCTGTTCGGAGGGGCTTATTACTACCTCGCGGCGCCGGTGTTCGCACCGTCCGAGCAATACCGCGACATGATCCTCGCGGAACCCTCGGTACAGGGCGTGCTGGGCAAAGCTCGGCAGGCTGATCTGGCGGTCATCACGGTGGGCGACTTAAGTGAGCGTTCACTGATGCTGGAACTGGGTATGGTCAACGCTGAGGACGCGCGCTCGCTGCGTGCCGCCGGTGCGGTGGGTGATCTGCTCGGCCGCTGGCTGGACCGCGAAGGCCTCGAAGTCAATCACCCGCTGAACCGCCGCGCCATTGCGCTGGACCTGGACGACCTGCGCCGGATCAAGAAGGTGGTGCTGGTGTCCGGTGGCCCGTACAAGGCCGACATCATTCGCGCGGTGCTGCTGCGTAACTTCATCCACGAACTGGTCATCGACGAACGCGCAGCCCGGCAACTGCTCGATCAGCACGACTGA
- a CDS encoding SDR family oxidoreductase, which translates to MARHDFNSKRILVTGAGKGIGRETVEWLKRCGAEVIAMGRNPDDLAYADRPLVADLADVAATRAAVMSALPLDGLVNCAGVVELQSFLDTSIETFDHLMAVNTRAPMVIAQVVAKDLMTRSMPGAIVNVSSLAAAVGTRDHLAYCASKAALDAMTRVMAVELGPHGIRVNSVNPVVTLTPMADKAWSDPVKAGAMLARIPLGRFVQPSEIAATIAFLLSDDAGMINGITLTVDGGFSAG; encoded by the coding sequence ATGGCCCGGCATGACTTCAACAGCAAGCGGATTCTGGTGACCGGTGCGGGCAAAGGCATCGGCCGGGAAACCGTGGAGTGGCTAAAACGTTGTGGCGCGGAGGTTATCGCCATGGGCCGCAATCCCGACGACCTGGCGTACGCTGATCGCCCGCTGGTGGCAGACCTGGCCGACGTCGCCGCAACCCGCGCAGCGGTGATGTCGGCGCTGCCGCTCGATGGATTGGTGAATTGCGCAGGGGTTGTCGAACTGCAATCGTTTCTCGATACGTCGATCGAGACCTTCGATCACTTGATGGCAGTGAATACCCGCGCGCCGATGGTGATCGCCCAAGTCGTCGCCAAGGACCTGATGACCCGCAGCATGCCGGGCGCCATTGTCAATGTCTCGAGCCTCGCCGCAGCGGTCGGCACCCGTGACCACCTGGCCTATTGCGCCTCGAAAGCGGCCCTGGACGCCATGACCCGGGTCATGGCCGTGGAGCTGGGGCCCCACGGCATTCGCGTCAACAGCGTGAACCCGGTGGTGACGCTGACGCCCATGGCCGACAAGGCCTGGAGCGACCCGGTGAAGGCCGGCGCGATGCTTGCCCGGATACCGCTGGGCCGTTTTGTTCAGCCAAGCGAAATCGCGGCGACCATCGCCTTTCTGCTAAGCGACGACGCCGGCATGATCAACGGCATCACCCTGACCGTGGACGGCGGCTTCAGCGCCGGTTGA
- a CDS encoding dienelactone hydrolase family protein: MTQALTHATGTTVTFKRPDGKEVSGYLASPAKTEGAPAVVVIQEWWGLNDQIRGVADRLAASGYFALVPDLYRGEVTVEEEEAHHLMDKLDFADAATQDIRGAVDYLKGHSLKVGVTGFCMGGALTLLALNFIPELSAGVVFYGMPPLEFLDPAAIKVPVQGHWGTQDEFFPVQGVDQLEAKLSEGGVDLEFYRYLAHHAFTNETAVGPGRIAGTQYDPVWSQLAWDRTLTFFGRTLWG, from the coding sequence ATGACGCAAGCACTGACACACGCAACGGGCACCACCGTCACGTTCAAACGCCCTGACGGCAAAGAAGTCAGCGGCTATCTCGCCAGTCCGGCCAAGACCGAAGGGGCGCCGGCGGTGGTGGTCATCCAGGAGTGGTGGGGCTTGAACGATCAAATCCGCGGGGTTGCCGATCGCCTTGCCGCGTCTGGTTATTTTGCGCTGGTGCCTGACCTCTACCGTGGCGAAGTGACGGTGGAGGAAGAAGAAGCCCATCACCTGATGGACAAACTCGACTTCGCCGACGCAGCAACCCAGGACATCCGCGGCGCGGTGGATTACCTCAAAGGCCACAGCCTGAAAGTCGGCGTAACCGGCTTCTGCATGGGCGGCGCGTTGACTTTGCTGGCCCTGAACTTTATTCCCGAGCTGTCCGCCGGGGTGGTGTTTTATGGCATGCCGCCGCTGGAATTCCTCGACCCTGCGGCCATCAAGGTGCCGGTGCAAGGGCATTGGGGCACTCAGGACGAGTTTTTCCCGGTGCAGGGCGTCGACCAGCTCGAAGCCAAACTCAGCGAAGGCGGCGTCGACCTGGAGTTTTACCGCTACCTGGCCCACCACGCCTTTACCAACGAAACGGCAGTCGGGCCTGGCCGGATTGCCGGTACGCAATACGATCCGGTCTGGTCGCAACTGGCGTGGGACCGCACACTGACCTTCTTCGGCCGGACGCTGTGGGGCTGA
- a CDS encoding sterol desaturase family protein, translating to MIFNFTVFLLTLVAMEGVGFLAHKYVMHGWGWCLHKSHHEEHLGAFETNDFYLLALALVAIALIVAGNHGYDPLQWVGAGVTAFGLIYVFVHDGMVHRHWPARPRPRSRYLKRLYSAHLLHHSVKGRRNSVSFGFLYAPSAATLKRQLRNSRAAPATESRGDDAMGADLQNG from the coding sequence ATGATCTTCAACTTCACGGTTTTTCTCCTCACCCTTGTCGCCATGGAAGGTGTCGGCTTTCTGGCCCACAAGTACGTCATGCACGGCTGGGGCTGGTGCCTGCACAAGTCCCATCACGAAGAACACCTGGGCGCGTTCGAAACCAATGACTTCTATCTGCTGGCGCTGGCCCTAGTGGCGATTGCCCTGATCGTCGCGGGTAACCACGGCTACGATCCCCTGCAATGGGTGGGCGCCGGGGTGACGGCGTTCGGCCTGATCTACGTGTTCGTTCACGACGGCATGGTCCACCGCCATTGGCCGGCCCGGCCACGGCCGCGCAGTCGCTACCTCAAACGTCTCTATAGCGCGCACCTGTTGCACCACTCGGTCAAAGGCCGGCGCAACAGCGTGTCGTTCGGTTTCCTGTACGCGCCTTCTGCCGCTACCTTGAAGAGACAACTGCGCAACAGCCGCGCGGCCCCTGCTACCGAGAGCAGGGGTGACGACGCCATGGGTGCCGATTTGCAGAACGGTTGA
- the ppnN gene encoding nucleotide 5'-monophosphate nucleosidase PpnN, with the protein MAPRHVINATVSPKGSLETLSQREVQQLSAAGSGSTYTLFRQCALAILNTGAHVDNAKTILEAYQDFEVRIHQQDRGVRLELLNAPADAFVDGEMIASTREMLFSALRDIVYTESELDSQRIDLSSSQGITDYVFHLLRNARTLRPGVEPKMVVCWGGHSINTEEYKYTKKVGHELGLRKLDICTGCGPGVMKGPMKGATIAHAKQRISGGRYLGLTEPGIIAAEAPNPIVNELVILPDIEKRLEAFVRVGHGIIIFPGGAGTAEEFLYLLGILMHPDNQALPFPVILTGPQSTAPYLEQLHAFVSATLGEEAHKHYQIIIDNPSEVARQMTLGLAAVRQFRRDRADAFHFNWLLKIEESFQRPFDPTHANMASLQLRRDLPPHELAANLRRAFSGIVAGNVKDKGIRLIEEHGPYEIHGDAEVMQPLDKLLQAFVEQHRMKLPGGAAYVPCYRVVS; encoded by the coding sequence ATGGCTCCAAGACACGTCATCAACGCTACCGTCAGCCCCAAAGGCAGCCTGGAAACCCTGTCACAACGTGAAGTCCAGCAGCTCAGCGCCGCAGGCTCCGGCAGCACTTATACCCTCTTCCGCCAGTGCGCCCTGGCCATTCTCAACACCGGCGCCCATGTCGATAACGCCAAAACCATCCTTGAGGCCTATCAGGACTTCGAGGTGCGTATTCATCAGCAGGACCGTGGCGTGCGCCTGGAACTGCTCAACGCCCCGGCCGATGCCTTCGTCGATGGCGAAATGATCGCCAGCACCCGCGAGATGCTGTTCAGCGCCCTGCGCGACATCGTCTACACCGAGAGCGAACTCGACAGCCAGCGCATCGACCTGAGCAGCTCTCAAGGCATCACCGATTACGTTTTCCACCTGCTGCGCAACGCCCGCACCCTGCGCCCCGGCGTCGAGCCAAAGATGGTCGTGTGCTGGGGCGGCCACTCGATCAACACCGAAGAATACAAATACACCAAGAAGGTCGGCCATGAGCTGGGCCTGCGCAAGCTCGACATCTGCACCGGTTGCGGTCCGGGGGTGATGAAGGGCCCGATGAAGGGCGCCACCATTGCCCACGCCAAGCAACGTATCAGCGGCGGTCGTTACCTGGGCCTGACCGAGCCGGGCATCATCGCGGCCGAGGCGCCGAACCCGATCGTCAACGAACTGGTGATCCTGCCGGACATCGAAAAGCGTCTGGAAGCCTTCGTGCGGGTCGGCCACGGCATCATCATCTTCCCCGGCGGCGCGGGCACGGCCGAAGAATTCCTCTACCTGCTCGGCATCCTGATGCACCCCGACAACCAGGCGCTGCCGTTCCCGGTCATCCTCACCGGCCCGCAGAGCACGGCCCCGTATCTGGAGCAACTGCACGCCTTCGTCAGCGCCACGCTGGGTGAAGAAGCGCACAAGCATTATCAGATCATCATCGACAACCCGTCGGAAGTGGCTCGCCAGATGACCCTGGGCCTTGCCGCCGTGCGCCAGTTCCGCCGCGACCGCGCGGACGCGTTCCACTTCAACTGGCTGCTGAAGATCGAAGAGAGCTTCCAGCGTCCGTTCGACCCGACCCACGCCAACATGGCCAGCCTGCAATTGCGTCGAGACCTGCCGCCTCACGAATTGGCCGCCAACCTGCGCCGCGCGTTCTCCGGCATCGTTGCGGGCAACGTCAAGGACAAAGGCATCCGCCTGATCGAGGAACACGGCCCGTATGAAATTCACGGCGACGCGGAGGTCATGCAGCCGCTGGACAAACTGTTGCAGGCGTTCGTCGAGCAGCACCGGATGAAACTGCCGGGCGGCGCGGCGTATGTGCCCTGCTACCGGGTGGTGTCCTGA
- a CDS encoding GNAT family N-acetyltransferase: MIHIRPMTAADFDGFWPTFQAVVQAQETYAYDADLTYEQALHLWLEYPLHTLVAEEDGVLLGSYYLKANAAGPGSHVSNCGYMVSQAARGRGIARLMCEHSQQLALDSGFSAMQFNSVVATNEVAVGLWQKLGFEVVGRLPRAYRHARLGLVDCLVMYKWLADMPASRRAKSPLLIGRKNIESVISRPRRAPPDKSV, encoded by the coding sequence ATGATCCACATCCGCCCCATGACCGCCGCCGATTTCGACGGCTTTTGGCCCACGTTCCAGGCAGTGGTTCAGGCGCAGGAAACCTATGCCTACGACGCTGACCTGACGTATGAGCAAGCCTTGCACCTTTGGCTTGAATACCCGCTGCACACTTTGGTCGCCGAGGAAGACGGCGTGCTGCTCGGCAGTTACTACCTCAAGGCCAACGCTGCGGGCCCGGGCAGCCATGTCAGCAACTGCGGCTACATGGTCAGCCAGGCTGCGCGTGGTCGTGGCATTGCCCGGCTGATGTGCGAGCACTCCCAGCAACTGGCGCTGGACAGCGGCTTCTCGGCCATGCAATTCAATTCAGTCGTGGCCACTAACGAAGTGGCCGTCGGGCTCTGGCAAAAGCTGGGGTTCGAGGTGGTAGGCCGCCTGCCCAGAGCCTACCGCCACGCTCGCCTTGGGCTGGTGGATTGCCTGGTGATGTACAAATGGCTGGCCGACATGCCGGCCTCGCGCAGAGCCAAAAGTCCGTTGTTGATCGGGCGCAAGAACATCGAATCGGTGATTTCCCGTCCCCGCCGCGCGCCGCCCGACAAGTCCGTGTGA
- a CDS encoding CBS domain-containing protein, producing MTTVAELLKLKDTHQNEVHTVRPEQMVLEAIKLMAEKNIGAVPVVREGKVVGIVSERDYARKMELKGRASAGTPVSDIMTHDVKTVDSQHTVDQCMNIMTDRRLRHLPVVDEGQLVGLLSIGDLVKAAIAEQARLIEKMQEYIRGESY from the coding sequence ATGACGACCGTAGCCGAACTACTGAAGTTGAAAGACACTCACCAGAACGAAGTACACACCGTCAGGCCTGAGCAGATGGTGCTTGAGGCGATCAAGTTGATGGCCGAGAAAAACATCGGTGCAGTTCCGGTTGTACGCGAGGGCAAGGTGGTGGGCATCGTCAGCGAGCGTGATTACGCCCGCAAGATGGAACTCAAAGGACGCGCCTCGGCAGGCACCCCGGTCAGCGACATCATGACCCACGACGTCAAAACCGTGGATTCGCAGCACACCGTCGATCAATGCATGAACATCATGACCGACCGGCGGCTGCGACATTTGCCAGTGGTGGACGAGGGTCAACTGGTGGGCCTGCTGTCCATCGGCGACCTGGTCAAAGCCGCCATCGCGGAACAGGCGAGGCTCATCGAAAAGATGCAGGAATACATCCGCGGCGAGAGCTACTGA
- a CDS encoding methyl-accepting chemotaxis protein codes for MIVEVRSGTEQISAGLVQLQEQSRNINQILNRHASETDQAVTAINEMSATADSVAESATQTASFTQSANDAAQRSRDVVDEASVSVRALVAEVEDATKYVQEMQVDAKRITDVLGVIGGIAQQTNLLALNAAIEAARAGEQGRGFAVVADEVRALAGRTQQSTSEINEMLARLEQGVSTAVGAMEKTKVSCQSTADRTSRVNEGLDGMAGSVLRIHDLSAHIATAAEEQSAVTEEINQNMIAIRHMVGELVGCGQQTDTSVDSLMASNERLVAMIDRFKVR; via the coding sequence ATGATTGTCGAAGTGCGCAGCGGCACCGAGCAGATTTCCGCCGGCTTGGTGCAGTTGCAAGAGCAGTCGCGCAACATCAACCAGATCCTCAACCGCCACGCTTCGGAGACCGATCAGGCGGTGACCGCGATCAACGAGATGAGCGCCACCGCCGACAGCGTCGCCGAAAGTGCTACGCAGACGGCGAGCTTTACCCAATCGGCCAACGATGCCGCGCAGCGCTCGCGGGACGTGGTCGACGAAGCCTCAGTGAGCGTGCGGGCCTTGGTGGCAGAAGTTGAAGACGCCACCAAATACGTGCAGGAAATGCAGGTCGACGCCAAGCGCATCACCGATGTACTCGGCGTGATTGGCGGCATTGCCCAGCAAACCAACCTCTTGGCGCTCAACGCGGCCATCGAGGCAGCACGGGCGGGCGAGCAGGGTCGTGGCTTCGCGGTGGTGGCTGACGAAGTACGGGCGCTGGCCGGTCGTACCCAGCAGAGCACCTCGGAGATCAACGAGATGCTGGCACGGCTTGAGCAGGGCGTGAGCACGGCCGTCGGCGCCATGGAGAAGACCAAGGTCAGCTGCCAGTCCACCGCCGACCGCACCTCGCGGGTCAACGAAGGTCTGGATGGCATGGCCGGTTCGGTGCTGCGTATTCACGACCTCAGCGCGCACATCGCCACGGCGGCCGAGGAGCAGAGCGCGGTGACCGAGGAGATCAACCAGAACATGATCGCCATTCGGCACATGGTTGGGGAGCTGGTAGGCTGCGGTCAGCAGACCGACACCAGCGTTGACTCGTTGATGGCGTCCAACGAACGGCTGGTGGCGATGATCGATCGCTTCAAGGTCCGCTAG